Proteins encoded in a region of the Meiothermus sp. QL-1 genome:
- a CDS encoding Rrf2 family transcriptional regulator, with amino-acid sequence MRLSKTDIYALKTLGYLGTQPPDRFVGSEELSRATGVRHTYLVRILAALVGHNLVISKKGQGGGYALPRPPEEINLRDVIRAVDGPIAPLACVSLNWPKPCVEESRCRARSVVWLKVRDAVLESLSRVSVADLAEDFRRGVDYSECLEHLLPASELLTRRGLRATGPTRRRKAKGLG; translated from the coding sequence ATGCGTCTTTCCAAAACCGACATCTACGCCCTCAAAACCCTGGGCTACCTGGGCACCCAGCCGCCCGACCGCTTCGTGGGCAGCGAGGAGTTGAGCCGGGCCACCGGGGTGCGCCACACCTATCTGGTGCGCATCCTGGCCGCCTTGGTGGGGCACAACCTAGTCATCTCCAAAAAAGGGCAGGGTGGGGGGTATGCCCTGCCGCGCCCCCCCGAGGAGATCAACCTGCGCGATGTGATCCGGGCGGTGGACGGTCCTATTGCCCCCCTGGCCTGCGTGAGCCTGAACTGGCCCAAACCCTGCGTGGAGGAGAGCCGCTGCCGGGCCCGGAGCGTGGTCTGGCTCAAGGTGCGGGATGCCGTGCTGGAAAGCCTGAGTCGGGTAAGCGTGGCCGACCTGGCCGAGGACTTCCGCCGGGGGGTGGACTACTCGGAGTGTTTGGAGCACCTGCTGCCTGCAAGCGAGCTGCTCACCCGGCGCGGACTCCGGGCGACAGGCCCCACACGTCGGCGCAAGGCTAAGGGCCTGGGCTAG
- a CDS encoding sulfurtransferase, producing MSYANPDVLVSTDWVLENLNNPSIRILEVNEDILLYDTGHIPGAQKIDWQADLWDPVIREFIKPEELAALFERLGISNDTTIVLYGDKNNWWAAYAFWFFSYNGHRHLKLMNGGRIKWVQENKPLTTEVPTYPKGTYIPGQRDPNLRAFRDEVLAHLEKVKAGQGALVDVRSPAEFTGEKTHMPEYPQEGVLRGGHIPGAKSIPWATTVNPDGTFKSAEELRAIYEAKGITPDKEVITYCRIAERSSHTWFVLKHLLGYPKVKNYDGSWTEWGNAVGVPIEKGPER from the coding sequence ATGAGCTACGCCAACCCCGATGTTCTGGTATCCACCGACTGGGTGCTGGAAAACCTGAACAACCCCAGCATCCGCATCCTGGAGGTCAACGAGGACATCCTGCTCTACGACACCGGCCACATCCCGGGCGCCCAGAAGATCGACTGGCAGGCCGATCTCTGGGACCCGGTGATCCGCGAGTTCATAAAGCCGGAGGAGCTGGCAGCCCTCTTTGAGCGGCTTGGCATCTCCAACGACACCACCATCGTGCTGTACGGCGACAAGAACAACTGGTGGGCGGCCTACGCCTTCTGGTTCTTCAGCTACAACGGCCACCGCCACCTCAAGCTGATGAACGGGGGGCGGATCAAGTGGGTGCAGGAGAACAAGCCCCTCACCACCGAGGTGCCCACCTACCCCAAGGGGACCTACATCCCCGGCCAGCGCGACCCCAATCTGCGGGCCTTCCGCGATGAGGTGCTGGCCCACCTGGAAAAGGTCAAGGCCGGCCAAGGGGCCCTGGTGGATGTGCGCAGCCCGGCCGAGTTTACCGGCGAGAAAACCCACATGCCCGAGTATCCCCAGGAGGGCGTCCTGCGGGGGGGGCATATCCCCGGGGCCAAGAGCATCCCCTGGGCCACCACGGTCAACCCCGACGGCACCTTCAAAAGCGCGGAGGAGCTCAGGGCCATCTACGAGGCCAAGGGCATCACCCCAGACAAGGAGGTCATCACCTACTGCCGCATCGCCGAGCGCAGCAGCCACACCTGGTTCGTGCTCAAGCACCTGCTGGGCTACCCCAAGGTGAAGAACTACGACGGAAGCTGGACCGAGTGGGGCAACGCGGTGGGGGTACCCATCGAGAAGGGTCCGGAACGGTAG